The Blautia hydrogenotrophica DSM 10507 genome window below encodes:
- the infA gene encoding translation initiation factor IF-1 has product MSKADVIEVEGTVLEKLPNAMFRVELENKHVVLAHISGKLRMNFIRILPGDKVTIELSPYDLSKGRIIWRDK; this is encoded by the coding sequence ATGTCAAAAGCAGACGTAATTGAAGTAGAAGGTACCGTACTGGAGAAACTGCCCAATGCGATGTTCAGGGTGGAACTTGAGAACAAGCATGTGGTGTTAGCGCATATCAGCGGGAAACTTCGCATGAATTTCATTCGTATCCTGCCGGGGGATAAGGTGACAATTGAACTTTCTCCGTATGATCTGTCAAAAGGCAGAATTATTTGGCGTGATAAATAG
- the map gene encoding type I methionyl aminopeptidase — MSVSIKTSREIELMKVAGKYLEEVHERLAEHIKPGITTWELDKIGEEMIRSLGCTPNFLNYNGFPASFCISLNDEVVHGIPSHSKVIQEGDLVKIDAGLIYKGYHSDAARTYAVGEVSPEARQLMDVTKQSFFEGIKQAKAGNHLYDISAAIGDYAESFGYGVVRDLVGHGIGTHLHEDPQIPNFRQHRRGLRLMPGMTLAIEPMINIGRADVEFMDDDWTVVTQDGTLSAHYENTILITDGEPELLTLSK, encoded by the coding sequence ATGTCGGTATCTATTAAAACTTCAAGAGAAATAGAGCTAATGAAAGTTGCCGGAAAGTATCTGGAAGAGGTACATGAAAGGCTGGCGGAACACATCAAACCAGGGATTACCACCTGGGAATTGGATAAAATAGGAGAAGAGATGATTCGGTCATTGGGCTGTACTCCGAATTTTCTGAACTATAACGGTTTTCCTGCATCGTTTTGCATTTCTCTGAATGATGAAGTTGTACATGGGATTCCATCCCACAGTAAAGTGATTCAGGAGGGAGACCTGGTAAAAATTGATGCAGGTCTGATATACAAAGGTTATCACTCAGACGCCGCGCGTACTTATGCAGTGGGGGAAGTCTCACCGGAAGCACGACAGCTTATGGATGTCACAAAGCAGAGTTTTTTTGAAGGCATCAAACAGGCAAAAGCAGGAAATCATCTCTACGATATTTCAGCAGCCATCGGAGACTATGCAGAGAGCTTCGGATACGGGGTTGTACGGGATTTGGTTGGACATGGGATTGGAACACATCTCCATGAAGACCCGCAGATTCCCAATTTCAGACAGCACAGACGCGGTCTTCGCCTCATGCCAGGAATGACGCTGGCCATTGAACCTATGATCAATATTGGTCGGGCAGATGTGGAGTTTATGGACGACGACTGGACAGTTGTCACCCAGGACGGAACTTTGTCAGCGCATTACGAAAATACCATTTTGATCACGGACGGAGAGCCGGAGCTCTTAACTCTGAGTAAATAA
- a CDS encoding adenylate kinase yields the protein MRIIMLGAPGAGKGTQAKKIAAKYGIPHISTGDIFRANIKEGTELGKKAKTYMDQGLLVPDELVVDLVVDRLQQEDAQKGYVLDGFPRTIPQAESLDEALKKVNSKIDYAIDVDVPDENIINRMSGRRACVKCGATYHLMYAPTKVEGICDACGDKLILRDDDKPETVKKRLNVYHEQTQPLIDYYTSAKVLKRVDGTQDMEDVFRAIVAILGE from the coding sequence ATGCGAATTATTATGTTGGGAGCACCCGGTGCGGGAAAAGGAACACAGGCAAAAAAAATAGCGGCGAAGTATGGGATTCCTCATATTTCTACAGGAGATATTTTCCGTGCCAACATCAAAGAAGGAACTGAACTGGGGAAAAAGGCAAAAACTTACATGGATCAGGGACTTTTAGTGCCAGATGAGCTGGTTGTGGATTTGGTTGTAGATCGGCTTCAGCAGGAAGATGCTCAGAAAGGCTATGTATTGGATGGATTTCCAAGAACAATTCCACAGGCAGAAAGTCTGGATGAGGCTTTGAAAAAAGTGAATAGCAAAATTGACTATGCCATCGATGTGGATGTTCCGGATGAGAACATCATCAACCGCATGTCTGGGCGCAGGGCTTGTGTGAAGTGTGGTGCTACGTATCATTTGATGTATGCGCCTACAAAAGTGGAAGGTATCTGCGATGCCTGCGGTGACAAACTGATTTTGAGAGATGACGATAAACCAGAGACTGTGAAAAAACGTTTGAACGTATATCACGAACAGACTCAGCCACTGATTGACTATTACACCTCAGCAAAAGTGTTAAAGAGAGTGGATGGTACTCAGGATATGGAAGATGTCTTTCGGGCTATCGTCGCTATTTTAGGAGAATGA
- the secY gene encoding preprotein translocase subunit SecY yields the protein MLNSLRNVFKVKDIRRKLFYLVVMIFIIRLGSQIPVPGVNGEYFKEWFESQSGDAFNFFDAFTGGSFTQMSIFALNITPYITSSIIMQLLTIAIPKLEELHRDGEEGRKKITEITRYLTIGLSIFESVAMAIGFGRQGLIPVMSAGSDASGFEKFAAAAVVVLCLTAGSAMLMWMGERITEKKIGNGMSIVLTINIVSRMPSDFATLYDSFVKGKTIAKGTLAALIILAIVLVVVVFVLILNGAERRIPVQYSKKMQGRKMVGGQSSHIPLKVNTAGVIPIIFASSIMSFPVVIASFMGKSNVGGIGGEIMKGLSSSNWCNPDQPIYSIGLLIYVVLCIFFAYFYTSITFNPLEVADNMKKQGGFIPGIRPGKPTTEYLTKILNYIIFIGAVGLVIVAVIPYFFNGVFGADVSFGGTSIIIVVGVVLESIKQVESQMLVRNYKGFLND from the coding sequence ATGCTGAATAGTCTTCGAAATGTTTTTAAAGTAAAAGATATTCGAAGAAAATTGTTCTATCTGGTAGTAATGATCTTTATCATTCGTCTTGGTTCCCAGATCCCGGTACCCGGGGTGAATGGTGAATATTTCAAGGAATGGTTCGAAAGTCAGTCCGGTGACGCATTCAACTTTTTTGATGCGTTCACCGGTGGATCATTTACGCAGATGTCCATCTTTGCTTTGAATATTACTCCATATATTACATCCTCCATCATTATGCAGCTTTTGACGATTGCGATTCCAAAGTTGGAAGAGCTGCACAGAGATGGAGAAGAAGGAAGGAAGAAGATTACAGAGATCACTCGTTATCTGACGATTGGTCTGTCAATTTTTGAGTCTGTGGCAATGGCGATTGGCTTTGGAAGGCAGGGATTGATTCCTGTGATGTCCGCCGGTTCTGATGCTTCTGGATTTGAAAAATTTGCGGCTGCCGCAGTCGTGGTTTTGTGTCTGACTGCAGGTTCGGCGATGCTGATGTGGATGGGAGAGAGAATCACAGAGAAAAAGATCGGAAACGGTATGTCTATTGTCCTGACAATCAATATCGTGTCCCGTATGCCGAGTGATTTTGCGACGTTGTATGACAGTTTTGTAAAGGGCAAAACCATTGCGAAAGGAACTTTAGCCGCACTGATTATTCTTGCAATTGTATTGGTTGTTGTTGTTTTTGTACTGATTTTGAACGGCGCGGAGAGAAGAATTCCAGTACAGTACTCTAAGAAAATGCAAGGAAGAAAGATGGTTGGGGGACAGTCAAGTCATATTCCGCTGAAAGTAAATACGGCGGGAGTAATTCCAATTATCTTTGCATCTTCGATTATGTCTTTTCCTGTTGTAATTGCTTCCTTTATGGGAAAAAGTAATGTTGGTGGAATTGGCGGAGAGATTATGAAAGGGTTGTCGTCCAGCAATTGGTGTAATCCAGACCAGCCAATTTACAGTATTGGATTGTTAATCTATGTAGTATTGTGTATCTTTTTTGCATATTTCTATACTTCAATTACTTTTAATCCATTGGAAGTTGCGGATAATATGAAGAAGCAGGGCGGTTTTATTCCTGGAATTCGTCCTGGAAAACCAACGACAGAGTATTTGACAAAAATATTAAATTACATTATATTTATAGGAGCAGTAGGGTTAGTCATTGTAGCCGTTATCCCATATTTCTTCAACGGTGTTTTTGGTGCGGACGTGTCCTTTGGTGGAACTTCCATCATCATTGTTGTAGGTGTGGTTCTGGAGTCGATCAAACAGGTTGAGTCTCAGATGCTGGTAAGGAATTACAAAGGCTTCCTGAATGATTAA
- the rplO gene encoding 50S ribosomal protein L15, whose amino-acid sequence MDLSNLRPAEGSKHSDNFRRGRGHGSGNGKTAGKGHKGQLARSGAKKPGFEGGQMPLYRRIPKRGFTNRNSKEIIAINVDVLNRFEDGADVTVDTLLASRAISKAGDGVKILGNGELTKKLNVKVNAVSEGAKAKIEAAGGTVEVI is encoded by the coding sequence ATGGATTTATCCAATTTAAGACCGGCAGAAGGTTCTAAGCACAGTGATAACTTCAGAAGAGGCCGTGGACATGGTTCAGGAAATGGCAAAACCGCAGGTAAAGGTCATAAAGGTCAGTTAGCTCGTTCTGGCGCGAAAAAGCCAGGTTTCGAGGGTGGTCAGATGCCATTGTATAGACGTATTCCTAAGAGAGGTTTCACTAACAGAAACTCTAAGGAGATCATTGCAATCAATGTAGACGTTCTGAACAGATTTGAGGACGGTGCTGATGTAACCGTGGACACTTTACTGGCGAGCCGTGCGATTTCTAAGGCAGGCGATGGAGTGAAGATTCTGGGTAACGGAGAGCTGACAAAGAAACTGAACGTAAAAGTTAACGCTGTCAGCGAAGGTGCGAAAGCAAAAATTGAAGCTGCAGGTGGAACAGTAGAGGTGATCTAA
- the rpmD gene encoding 50S ribosomal protein L30, with product MADKLKVTLVKSTIGAVPKHKKTVEAMGLRKLNKTVELPDNAATRGMIQQVQHLVKVEEA from the coding sequence ATGGCAGATAAATTGAAAGTTACTTTAGTAAAATCTACAATCGGTGCCGTTCCGAAACACAAAAAAACTGTTGAGGCAATGGGGCTGAGAAAGCTGAACAAGACCGTTGAGCTTCCGGACAATGCTGCTACCAGAGGAATGATTCAGCAGGTACAGCACTTGGTAAAGGTAGAAGAAGCCTAA
- the rpsE gene encoding 30S ribosomal protein S5, producing MKRNLIDASQLELNDKVVSIKRVTKVVKGGRNFRFTALVVVGDGNGHVGAGLGKAAEIPEAIRKGKEDAMKKLVTVARDENGSITHDFIGKFGSAQMLLKRAPEGTGVIAGGPARAVIELAGIKNIRTKCMGSRNKQNVVLATIEGLKQLKTPEEVAKLRGKSVDEILA from the coding sequence ATGAAACGCAATCTTATTGACGCTAGTCAGTTAGAATTAAATGATAAAGTGGTATCCATCAAACGTGTTACCAAAGTTGTTAAAGGTGGTCGTAACTTCCGTTTCACAGCTTTAGTTGTTGTCGGAGATGGCAATGGACATGTTGGTGCCGGTCTGGGAAAAGCAGCCGAGATTCCTGAGGCAATCCGTAAGGGAAAAGAGGATGCAATGAAAAAACTGGTGACAGTTGCCAGAGATGAGAATGGAAGTATCACTCATGACTTTATCGGTAAATTTGGAAGTGCTCAGATGCTGTTGAAGAGAGCCCCGGAAGGTACTGGTGTTATCGCAGGTGGTCCTGCCCGTGCGGTGATCGAGTTGGCAGGTATCAAAAATATCCGTACCAAATGTATGGGTTCCAGAAATAAGCAGAATGTCGTACTTGCAACCATCGAAGGTTTAAAACAGTTGAAGACTCCGGAAGAAGTTGCAAAACTTCGTGGAAAATCTGTTGACGAGATTTTGGCTTAA
- the rplR gene encoding 50S ribosomal protein L18 — MIKKVSKAEIRQKKHRRLRHHLSGTSQTPRLAVFRSNNHMYAQIIDDTVGRTLVSASTLQAEVKEGLEHTDNVEAAAKVGTVIAKRAVEKGITSVVFDRGGFLYHGKVKALADAAREAGLEF, encoded by the coding sequence ATGATTAAGAAAGTATCTAAGGCGGAAATTCGTCAGAAAAAGCATAGAAGATTACGTCATCATTTGAGCGGAACTTCTCAGACTCCACGTCTGGCTGTGTTCAGAAGCAACAATCATATGTATGCGCAGATCATTGATGACACAGTAGGTCGTACTTTGGTATCAGCTTCTACTCTTCAGGCAGAAGTAAAAGAAGGATTGGAACACACTGATAATGTGGAAGCAGCGGCTAAAGTGGGAACTGTGATTGCGAAGAGAGCAGTAGAAAAAGGCATCACTTCTGTTGTATTCGACAGAGGAGGATTCCTCTACCACGGAAAAGTAAAAGCACTGGCAGACGCAGCAAGAGAAGCTGGACTGGAATTCTAG
- the rplF gene encoding 50S ribosomal protein L6 gives MSRIGRLPVVVPAGVTVEITEDNHVTVKGPKGTLEKFLPVEMGIKVEDGHVVVTRPNDLKRMKSLHGLTRSLIHNMVVGVSEGYTKVLEVNGVGYRAQKQGKKLTLSLGYSHPVEMEDPEGLETTVDGNKITVAGIDKERVGQYAAEIRDKRRPEPYKGKGIKYADEVIRRKVGKTGKK, from the coding sequence ATGTCACGAATCGGCAGACTGCCAGTTGTGGTTCCTGCAGGTGTAACTGTAGAGATCACGGAGGACAATCATGTTACAGTAAAAGGCCCAAAAGGAACTCTGGAGAAGTTTCTTCCAGTGGAAATGGGTATCAAAGTTGAAGATGGTCATGTAGTGGTTACAAGACCGAATGATCTGAAAAGAATGAAATCTCTTCACGGTTTGACCAGAAGCCTGATTCACAACATGGTAGTGGGTGTAAGCGAAGGTTATACGAAGGTTCTGGAAGTAAACGGTGTAGGTTACAGAGCTCAGAAACAGGGCAAGAAATTGACATTATCCTTAGGTTATTCTCATCCGGTTGAGATGGAAGATCCAGAAGGACTGGAAACAACTGTAGACGGCAACAAGATTACTGTTGCAGGTATTGACAAAGAGAGAGTTGGCCAGTATGCGGCTGAAATCAGAGACAAGAGAAGACCTGAGCCTTATAAGGGCAAAGGTATCAAGTATGCTGATGAGGTTATCAGACGCAAAGTTGGTAAGACTGGTAAGAAATAA
- the rpsH gene encoding 30S ribosomal protein S8: protein MTMSDPIADMLTRIRNANTAKHDTVDVPASKMKIAIANILVDEGYIAKYDLVEDGKFQTIHITLKYGEDKNQKIITGLKRISKPGLRVYAGKDELPRVLGGLGIAILSTNQGVITDKEARKLKVGGEVLAFVW from the coding sequence ATGACAATGAGCGATCCGATTGCAGATATGCTTACAAGAATCCGTAATGCCAATACTGCAAAACACGATACTGTAGATGTTCCTGCATCTAAAATGAAAATTGCGATTGCCAACATTCTTGTTGATGAGGGATACATTGCAAAATATGATCTGGTGGAAGATGGAAAATTCCAGACCATCCATATCACTCTGAAATACGGTGAGGATAAGAACCAGAAAATTATCACCGGCCTGAAGAGAATTTCTAAACCGGGTCTGCGTGTGTATGCCGGCAAAGATGAGCTGCCAAGAGTACTGGGCGGTCTTGGAATTGCGATTTTGTCCACAAACCAGGGAGTGATCACTGACAAAGAAGCCAGAAAGCTGAAAGTCGGTGGAGAAGTATTAGCATTCGTTTGGTAG
- a CDS encoding type Z 30S ribosomal protein S14, with amino-acid sequence MAKTAMKIKQQRKPKYSTREYNRCRICGRPHAYLRKYGICRICFRELAYKGQIPGVKKASW; translated from the coding sequence ATGGCTAAAACAGCAATGAAAATCAAACAGCAGCGCAAACCGAAATATTCCACAAGAGAATATAATCGTTGCAGAATCTGCGGCCGTCCGCATGCGTATCTGAGAAAATACGGAATCTGCAGAATTTGTTTCCGTGAGTTAGCATATAAGGGACAAATTCCAGGAGTTAAGAAAGCAAGCTGGTGA
- the rplE gene encoding 50S ribosomal protein L5, which yields MSRLRDAYKNEIMDAMMKKFGYKNIMEVPKLEKIVVNMGVGEAKENAKLLDAAISDMELITGQKAVATKAKKSVANFKIREGMPIGCKVTLRGEKMYEFADRLINLALPRVRDFRGVNPNAFDGRGNYALGIKEQLIFPEVEYDKVDKVRGMDIIFVTTAKTDEEARELLTLFNMPFAK from the coding sequence GTGAGTAGACTGAGAGACGCTTACAAGAACGAAATCATGGATGCCATGATGAAAAAATTCGGATATAAAAATATTATGGAAGTGCCAAAACTCGAAAAGATCGTTGTGAACATGGGTGTTGGTGAAGCGAAAGAAAACGCGAAACTTCTGGATGCCGCAATCAGTGATATGGAACTGATCACTGGTCAGAAAGCGGTTGCCACAAAGGCAAAGAAATCCGTGGCTAACTTTAAAATCAGAGAGGGTATGCCGATCGGCTGTAAAGTTACCTTGAGAGGCGAAAAAATGTATGAGTTCGCTGATCGTTTGATCAACCTGGCTCTGCCTCGTGTACGTGACTTCCGCGGTGTAAATCCTAATGCTTTTGACGGAAGAGGAAACTACGCTCTGGGTATCAAAGAGCAGTTGATCTTCCCGGAAGTTGAATATGATAAAGTCGACAAAGTAAGAGGTATGGATATTATTTTCGTAACCACTGCTAAGACCGATGAAGAAGCTCGTGAATTACTGACATTATTCAATATGCCATTTGCAAAGTAG
- the rplX gene encoding 50S ribosomal protein L24: protein MSAMKIKKGDTVKVIAGKDKGKEGKVLAVNVKDNTVLVESVNMITKHAKPSMANTEGGIINKEAPIHASNVMLVADGKVTRVGFKMDGDKKVRFAKATGKVID from the coding sequence ATGTCAGCTATGAAAATTAAAAAAGGTGATACTGTAAAGGTAATCGCTGGTAAAGACAAAGGCAAAGAAGGAAAAGTTCTTGCCGTCAACGTAAAAGACAATACAGTTCTGGTTGAGAGCGTAAATATGATTACAAAACATGCAAAACCTTCTATGGCTAATACAGAAGGCGGCATTATCAATAAAGAAGCTCCGATCCATGCTTCCAATGTGATGCTGGTAGCGGATGGAAAAGTGACTCGTGTCGGATTTAAGATGGACGGAGATAAAAAAGTACGTTTTGCAAAAGCAACCGGAAAAGTGATCGATTAA
- the rplN gene encoding 50S ribosomal protein L14: MIQQESRLRVADNTGAKEILCIRVMGGSTRRYANIGDTIVATVKDATPGGVVKKGDVVKAVVVRSKKGARRKDGSYIKFDENAAVIIKDDLTPRGTRIFGPVARELREKKFMKIVSLAPEVL; encoded by the coding sequence ATGATTCAGCAGGAAAGCAGACTTAGAGTTGCTGATAATACCGGTGCAAAAGAAATCCTTTGCATCCGTGTTATGGGCGGTTCTACTAGAAGATATGCGAATATTGGTGATACCATCGTTGCTACGGTCAAAGATGCAACACCAGGCGGCGTTGTTAAAAAAGGTGATGTTGTGAAAGCTGTTGTTGTTCGCAGCAAAAAAGGCGCTCGCCGTAAAGATGGCTCTTACATCAAATTCGATGAGAACGCAGCGGTAATTATCAAAGACGACTTAACTCCGAGAGGAACACGTATCTTTGGGCCGGTAGCCAGAGAGCTTCGTGAGAAGAAATTCATGAAGATCGTGTCCTTAGCTCCGGAAGTATTATAG
- the rpsQ gene encoding 30S ribosomal protein S17, with protein MERNLRKTRVGKVVSNKMDKTIVVAIEDHVKHPLYKKIVKRTYKLKAHDANNECSIGDTVKVMETRPLSKDKRWRLVEIVEKVK; from the coding sequence GTGGAGAGAAATCTGAGAAAAACCCGTGTGGGTAAAGTAGTCAGCAATAAGATGGACAAGACCATCGTTGTTGCGATTGAAGACCATGTAAAACATCCTCTTTACAAAAAGATCGTAAAGAGAACCTATAAATTGAAAGCCCATGATGCAAACAATGAGTGCAGCATCGGTGATACCGTAAAAGTAATGGAGACAAGACCTCTGTCCAAGGATAAAAGATGGAGACTTGTTGAGATTGTTGAGAAAGTGAAATAA
- the rpmC gene encoding 50S ribosomal protein L29, which yields MKINKFVEDLRSKSATELNEELVAAKKELFNLRFQNATNQLDNTSRIKEVRRNIARIQTVIAEQAKEA from the coding sequence GTGAAAATTAATAAATTTGTAGAAGATTTGAGAAGTAAATCAGCTACAGAGCTGAACGAAGAATTAGTAGCTGCTAAGAAGGAACTCTTTAACTTGAGATTTCAGAATGCAACCAATCAGTTGGATAATACAAGCAGAATCAAAGAGGTTCGCAGAAACATTGCCAGAATCCAGACAGTGATTGCTGAGCAGGCTAAGGAGGCGTAA
- the rplP gene encoding 50S ribosomal protein L16, with amino-acid sequence MLMPKRVKRRKQFRGSMRGKALRGNKINYGEYGLVATEPCWIRSNQIEAARIAMTRYIKRGGQVWIKIFPDKPVTAKPAETRMGSGKGSLEYWVAVVKPGRVMFEIAGVPEATAREALRLAMHKLPCKCKIVSRADLEGGDNSEN; translated from the coding sequence ATGTTAATGCCAAAGAGAGTAAAACGTCGTAAACAATTCCGTGGATCCATGAGAGGAAAAGCCCTGAGAGGCAACAAGATTAATTATGGTGAGTACGGTCTTGTAGCTACCGAACCATGTTGGATTCGTTCCAATCAGATTGAAGCAGCCCGTATTGCGATGACTCGTTACATCAAACGTGGCGGCCAGGTTTGGATTAAGATTTTTCCAGATAAACCAGTAACAGCAAAACCAGCAGAGACACGTATGGGTTCCGGTAAGGGCTCCCTGGAGTACTGGGTAGCAGTCGTAAAACCAGGTCGTGTAATGTTCGAAATTGCAGGCGTTCCCGAGGCAACTGCTCGTGAAGCGTTACGTCTTGCAATGCACAAGTTACCATGTAAATGCAAAATCGTTTCTCGTGCAGACTTAGAAGGCGGTGATAACAGTGAAAATTAA
- the rpsC gene encoding 30S ribosomal protein S3, giving the protein MGQKVNPHGLRVGVIKEWDSRWYADKDFADCLVEDYNIRKFLKKKLYTAGVSKIEIERASDRVKIIIYTAKPGIVIGKGGSEIEKVKKELKNYTDKKFIIVDIKEVKRPDRDAQLVAENIALQLENRISFRRAMKSTMSRTMKAGAQGIKTSVSGRLGGADMARTEFYSEGTIPLQTLRADIDYGFAEADTTYGKVGVKAWIYNGEVLPTKGAKEGSDK; this is encoded by the coding sequence ATGGGACAGAAAGTTAACCCACATGGTCTTAGAGTCGGAGTGATCAAAGAATGGGATTCCAGATGGTATGCGGACAAAGATTTTGCAGACTGCCTGGTTGAAGATTATAACATCAGAAAATTTCTGAAGAAAAAACTGTACACAGCAGGCGTTTCCAAGATTGAGATTGAGAGAGCGTCTGACCGCGTAAAAATCATCATCTATACCGCAAAGCCTGGTATCGTAATCGGTAAGGGCGGTTCTGAGATTGAGAAAGTAAAAAAAGAACTGAAAAATTACACAGATAAGAAATTTATCATTGTAGACATCAAAGAGGTGAAAAGACCAGACAGAGACGCTCAGCTGGTAGCAGAAAACATTGCGTTACAGCTGGAGAATCGTATCTCTTTCCGTAGAGCTATGAAGTCCACCATGTCCAGAACTATGAAAGCCGGTGCACAGGGAATTAAGACTTCTGTATCCGGACGTCTGGGCGGCGCTGATATGGCCCGTACAGAATTCTACAGTGAGGGAACTATTCCGCTGCAGACACTTCGTGCAGACATCGATTATGGCTTCGCAGAGGCAGACACCACTTACGGCAAGGTTGGCGTAAAAGCGTGGATCTATAATGGCGAAGTACTTCCAACAAAAGGAGCTAAGGAAGGGAGCGATAAATAA
- the rplV gene encoding 50S ribosomal protein L22, with amino-acid sequence MAKGHRSQIKRSRNENNKDTRPSAKLSYARISVQKACYVLDVIRGKDVQSALGILTYNPRYASSVLKKLLESAIANAENNNGMNIENLYIAECYANKGPTMKRIQPRAQGRAYRIEKRTSHITIVLDER; translated from the coding sequence ATGGCAAAAGGACATAGATCCCAAATTAAGAGATCCAGAAATGAGAATAACAAAGATACAAGACCATCCGCAAAATTATCTTATGCAAGAATCTCTGTACAGAAAGCATGCTACGTGTTAGATGTAATTCGTGGGAAAGACGTACAGAGTGCGCTTGGTATCTTGACATATAACCCAAGATACGCTTCCAGCGTACTGAAGAAATTACTGGAGTCCGCGATCGCAAATGCGGAAAACAACAACGGTATGAATATCGAAAACCTCTACATCGCAGAGTGTTACGCAAACAAAGGACCTACGATGAAGAGAATTCAGCCGAGAGCTCAGGGAAGAGCTTACCGTATCGAAAAGAGAACTAGTCATATCACAATCGTGCTGGATGAAAGATAA
- the rpsS gene encoding 30S ribosomal protein S19 → MARSLKKGPFADASLLKKVDALNAANDKTVIKTWSRRSTIFPSFVGHTIAVHDGRKHVPVYITEDMVGHKLGEFVATRTYRGHGKDEKKSGVR, encoded by the coding sequence ATGGCTCGTTCATTGAAAAAAGGACCTTTCGCAGACGCTAGTCTGTTAAAAAAGGTAGATGCATTAAATGCAGCAAACGATAAAACAGTTATCAAAACCTGGTCACGTCGTTCTACCATCTTCCCGTCATTCGTAGGACACACGATTGCTGTTCACGACGGAAGAAAACATGTGCCGGTATATATCACAGAGGATATGGTTGGTCACAAACTGGGTGAGTTCGTGGCAACCAGAACTTACAGAGGACATGGTAAAGACGAGAAAAAATCAGGCGTTCGTTAA
- the rplB gene encoding 50S ribosomal protein L2, producing the protein MGIKTYNPYTPSRRHMTGSDFSEITKSTPEKSLVVSLNKNAGRNNQGKITVRHRGGGSRRKYRLIDFKRRKDNIPAIVKAIEYDPNRTANIALICYADGEKAYILAPEGLKVGAKVMNGPEAEVRVGNCLPLSEIPVGTMIHNIEMHPGKGGQLVRSAGNGAQLMAKEGKYATLRLPSGEMRMVPIVCRASIGVVGNGDHNLINIGKAGRKRHMGIRPTVRGSVMNPNDHPHGGGEGKTGIGRPGPCTPWGKPALGLKTRKKNKQSNKYIVRRRDGKALAK; encoded by the coding sequence ATGGGAATTAAAACCTATAATCCATATACTCCGTCCAGAAGACATATGACTGGATCTGATTTCTCTGAGATTACAAAATCTACTCCTGAGAAATCTCTGGTGGTATCTCTGAACAAGAACGCTGGACGTAACAACCAAGGTAAAATTACTGTTAGACACCGCGGAGGCGGAAGCAGAAGAAAATATAGACTGATCGACTTCAAGAGAAGGAAAGACAATATTCCAGCGATTGTAAAGGCGATTGAGTATGATCCAAACAGAACTGCAAACATCGCTTTGATCTGCTATGCAGACGGTGAGAAGGCTTATATTCTGGCACCAGAAGGACTGAAAGTCGGCGCGAAGGTTATGAACGGACCGGAAGCAGAGGTTCGTGTGGGTAACTGTCTGCCGCTGTCAGAGATTCCTGTAGGTACCATGATTCACAATATTGAGATGCACCCAGGAAAAGGCGGACAGCTGGTTCGTTCCGCTGGCAATGGTGCACAGTTGATGGCAAAAGAAGGAAAGTATGCAACACTGAGACTTCCTTCTGGTGAGATGAGAATGGTTCCGATTGTTTGCCGTGCATCCATCGGCGTTGTTGGAAATGGCGATCACAACCTGATCAACATCGGTAAGGCAGGACGTAAACGTCACATGGGAATCAGACCTACCGTTCGCGGTTCCGTTATGAACCCCAATGACCATCCACATGGTGGTGGTGAAGGTAAGACCGGTATCGGACGTCCGGGTCCATGTACTCCATGGGGTAAACCTGCACTGGGTCTGAAGACCAGAAAGAAAAACAAACAGTCCAACAAGTACATCGTAAGAAGAAGAGATGGAAAAGCATTAGCAAAATAA